The genome window CGGAACACCGCTTTGTGATGGGGGGTCCAGCGCGGGGTGTTCTTGAGACCCAGCGCGAAGATCGCCCGGACGGTGCCGTCCACGTGAAGCGGGTAAGTGGCGACACGCTGATACACCTCGGTCATGGCGATCTGCTCCCGGGCCGGGTCCCAGGCATCGACGAACGCCGGTTCGCCGGTTTGCATCGGCTGGATGAACATGGGTGTGTTCAGCGGCAACCCGGCCTTGAGTAAGGCCAGCAGCGCCGGGTTACTCTCCAGGTCGCTGCTGTACACCTTGAGCTTCCAGGCCCCGTCTTCCAGCGTGTAGTAGCCGTTGGTGCAGTCGGGGAAAAGCAGGCTCAGCACCTCCTCGGCCCGCGCCGCCAGGGCCAGCACGTCCGTCTCGCCGTCGGCCAGTTCGGTGAAGCGCACGAAGGCTTCGAGTTCGGTGGTGCGGTCCTCGACTTGCTGCCCCAGGTTGCCCGCGAGCCGCGCCCGGTCGAGTGCCAGAGCGCACTGCCCGGCCAGCGTCAGCAGAAAGCGCTCTTCATCGGCGGTGAAGTGGTGCGGCTCACGGAAGTCCAGCACGATCACGCCCAGCGGCTGACCAGCCTCGACCATCGGCAGCACCGCGCTGGCCACCGCCGCCACGCCGCCGGTATGCCGCTCAAGTTCCGGGTAAGCCCGAACCATATCGCCGCTGGCGTTGAAGAAGAGCGGGGTGTTGGAGCGCAGGGCGTCCGTGCCGGGGCGCGAATCACCCAGGGTGCTGTCCTGCCAGACGCTGGCCTCGTCGTGACCCCGCCGGGCCGCGACATGCAGCCGGTCATCCTGCGCCAGGAGTACCGCGCCGCTGATGCCGCCCAGCGCCTCCAAAGCGTCACGCAGGATCAGGCTGAAGACCTCGGCCTGTGTAACGACGGCGGCCAGATCCTGGGTCATGCCCTGGAGGCGGGTCATCAGGTTGGAGGTCCGTTCCCGCACGGTGACATCAGTCTGGAAGCCCACGAAATGTGTGATTGTTCCCGCCGCGTCACGGATGGGGCTGAGGGTCAGCTCGTTGTAGAACAGGGTGCCGTCCTTGCGGTAGTTCCGCAGCACGGTGGTGGTGCTCTGGCCCTGTGTTAGGGCCGCATGGATCTCACGCCGGGCGTCCTGATCACGGTCCCCGGCTTGCAGGAAGCGGCAGTTGCGTCCGATGACCTCCGCCGCCGGGTAACCGCTGAGCTGCTCGAAGGCCGGGTTGACATAGATGATGGGCAGGTCCGGCTGCCGGGCATTGGAGATGGCGATGCTGCTCACGCTCGCCGCGAACGCTTGGCCCAGAAGCTGAAGGTCAGGCGCGGACGCGGGTGGGTCCATGGTTCCTCCTGCCTAGCGGGTTGGACTTCATGGGCAGACTATAGAGCCGCAGACGGTTGAGCTTGGGTGTTGAGGAAGCGCTCGTTTGCTCGCCACCTCTGCCCGTGTGCCTCAGTGCAGACCGCGCCGAGGAAGCGCTCAGCAGCTCAGCAAAGGCCACGTCACCGAGCAAGCGCTCCAGCACGGCCTGATGGAGCGTACCGGCGGCTGAAGTGCCCACGCTGCGGGGGCGGCATGGCCCGCTGGCTCTCCGGCAGACTGAACAGAAGTGAGTCACTCTGTCCTTCTTGCGTTACTCCTTGGCCC of Deinococcus detaillensis contains these proteins:
- a CDS encoding GAF domain-containing protein, which produces MDPPASAPDLQLLGQAFAASVSSIAISNARQPDLPIIYVNPAFEQLSGYPAAEVIGRNCRFLQAGDRDQDARREIHAALTQGQSTTTVLRNYRKDGTLFYNELTLSPIRDAAGTITHFVGFQTDVTVRERTSNLMTRLQGMTQDLAAVVTQAEVFSLILRDALEALGGISGAVLLAQDDRLHVAARRGHDEASVWQDSTLGDSRPGTDALRSNTPLFFNASGDMVRAYPELERHTGGVAAVASAVLPMVEAGQPLGVIVLDFREPHHFTADEERFLLTLAGQCALALDRARLAGNLGQQVEDRTTELEAFVRFTELADGETDVLALAARAEEVLSLLFPDCTNGYYTLEDGAWKLKVYSSDLESNPALLALLKAGLPLNTPMFIQPMQTGEPAFVDAWDPAREQIAMTEVYQRVATYPLHVDGTVRAIFALGLKNTPRWTPHHKAVFRSVGRSLKLALERTETARQLAAQNAELQARTRALEGFAELTRDLGMNSDPDLLIRRALNLVLSLLPPGYAAFWQVIGEQWHVTAQVGEVGKPELQDAMTAGLPVGLTPSLDWSYQTREPLFQDHYDPARDIDPALVSHLLTVATLPVIVNGSVLGVFNVPLFGQRQWSAADRAVLISTAQSLGLALERAGQARQLVAQRDQLQASNEELEAFTYSVSHDLRTPVRHILSFGGLLRRSLPGPLGEKSERYFKIIETAAAHLNELIDGILDLSRTSRQPLEVSRMDLGRLVDAVRKELSVAAPDRQITWQVAELPTVVGDANLLRRVMMTLLSNAVKYTRSCERAVIEIWAEDQPQAWTIWVRDNGVGFDPQYQGKLFSMFQRLHRQEEFEGAAVGLANVRRIVTRHGGTVLAEGRPGLGATFGFTLPKGAEDWAESSHAGH